Proteins encoded together in one Kutzneria kofuensis window:
- a CDS encoding polyprenyl synthetase family protein: MTSTLPRPVTTAADLVQPAMRRAVDTLNPSVRHVVSYHLGWIDPDGKPTNSSGGKALRPALALLSAQAAGGTAEQGVPGAVAVQFVHDFSLLHDDVMDGDVERRHRPTAWKLFGVPAAILAGDALLTLAVEVLQPAASPAATDSVTLAVQDLIAGQSADLEFERRRDVTLHECIDMANGKTSALMRCAASIGAILAGASPEVVDRLADFGMHLGLAFQLVDDLLGIWGAPEVTGKAVLADLKVRKKSLPVVAALTSGTAAGDELARRYLVDGPPDDEELPEFARLIEQAGGLAWAEAEADRQVRAAGECLDAVGAPSDIREALWQITHFVANRDQ; the protein is encoded by the coding sequence ATGACCTCGACGCTGCCCCGTCCCGTGACCACCGCGGCCGACCTGGTGCAGCCGGCGATGCGGCGCGCGGTCGACACGCTCAACCCGTCCGTGCGGCACGTGGTGAGCTACCACCTCGGCTGGATCGACCCGGACGGCAAGCCCACGAACAGCAGTGGCGGCAAGGCTTTGCGGCCTGCGCTGGCCCTGCTGTCGGCCCAGGCCGCCGGCGGCACCGCCGAGCAGGGCGTTCCCGGCGCCGTTGCCGTGCAGTTCGTGCACGACTTCTCGCTGCTGCACGACGACGTCATGGACGGCGATGTGGAGCGCCGGCACCGGCCGACGGCGTGGAAGCTGTTCGGTGTGCCGGCGGCGATCCTGGCCGGCGACGCGCTGCTCACGCTGGCCGTGGAGGTGCTGCAGCCGGCCGCGTCGCCGGCGGCCACCGACAGCGTCACGCTGGCGGTGCAGGACCTGATCGCCGGGCAGAGCGCGGACCTGGAGTTCGAGCGGCGCCGGGACGTGACGTTGCACGAGTGCATCGACATGGCCAACGGCAAGACCAGCGCGCTGATGCGCTGCGCCGCCTCCATCGGCGCCATCCTGGCCGGCGCCTCGCCGGAGGTGGTCGACCGGCTCGCCGACTTCGGCATGCACCTCGGGCTGGCGTTCCAACTGGTGGACGACCTGCTCGGGATCTGGGGCGCGCCGGAGGTGACCGGCAAGGCGGTGCTCGCGGACCTGAAGGTGCGCAAGAAGTCCCTGCCGGTCGTCGCCGCACTGACGTCCGGCACCGCGGCCGGCGACGAGCTCGCCCGGCGGTACCTGGTCGACGGCCCGCCCGACGACGAGGAGCTGCCCGAGTTCGCCCGGCTCATCGAGCAGGCCGGCGGCCTGGCCTGGGCCGAGGCCGAGGCCGACCGGCAGGTGCGCGCCGCCGGCGAGTGTCTGGACGCCGTCGGCGCTCCCTCGGATATTCGGGAGGCTCTGTGGCAGATCACGCACTTCGTAGCCAACAGGGATCAATGA
- the hpnE gene encoding hydroxysqualene dehydroxylase HpnE, whose product MTARVVVVGGGLAGLTAACELADRGLNVTLLEARARLGGVTFSFTRGDLVVDNGQHVLLRCYTAYLDFLRRIGVAHHIDMQPRMHIPVQGVDGTLGSLSRTALPAPLHLLGSLATYKLLSPADRLRAARVVPAMRRLDPADPRLDEQSLGDWLREHGQNDATIAALWNLITVAALNCDADEASLALAAKVFRTGLLDRSENCDIGVPAVPLSELHGEPAMAYLRAHGTQVRLRAAVKEIRRDGSGFEVVTAEDTVAADAVVVATPADAAAKLLPDVVTEDLGHSPIFNVHVVFPRRVTDLPFVAVVGSPVQWAFDRTAVSGLTQGQYLAVSVSAAGDWIDQPVQQLRELFLPEISRVLPGAAGQVPTDFFVTKERTATFRQQPGSGRRRAQQRTGTPGLVLAGAWTATGWPDTMEGAVRSGQNAARLLLEQLPAPVSEVAR is encoded by the coding sequence GTGACCGCGCGGGTGGTTGTCGTGGGCGGCGGCTTGGCCGGCCTCACCGCCGCCTGCGAACTGGCCGACCGCGGCCTGAATGTGACCCTGCTGGAGGCACGCGCCCGGCTCGGCGGCGTGACCTTCTCCTTCACCCGCGGCGATCTCGTCGTCGACAACGGGCAGCACGTGCTGCTCCGCTGCTACACCGCCTACCTGGACTTCCTGCGCAGGATCGGCGTCGCCCACCACATCGACATGCAGCCGAGGATGCACATCCCGGTGCAGGGCGTGGACGGCACGCTGGGTTCCTTGTCCCGCACGGCTTTGCCGGCTCCGCTGCACCTGCTCGGGTCGCTGGCCACGTACAAGCTGCTGTCCCCGGCGGACCGGCTGCGCGCCGCGCGGGTGGTGCCCGCCATGCGGCGGCTCGATCCGGCCGATCCCCGGCTCGACGAGCAGAGTCTCGGTGATTGGCTGCGCGAGCACGGTCAGAACGATGCGACGATTGCCGCGTTGTGGAACCTGATCACGGTGGCGGCGTTGAACTGTGACGCCGACGAGGCCTCGCTGGCGTTGGCGGCCAAGGTGTTCCGCACCGGGCTGCTCGACCGCAGCGAGAACTGCGACATCGGCGTCCCGGCGGTGCCGCTATCGGAGCTGCACGGCGAACCCGCCATGGCGTACCTGCGTGCACACGGCACACAGGTACGGCTGCGCGCCGCGGTGAAGGAGATCCGCCGTGACGGCAGCGGTTTCGAGGTCGTGACCGCCGAGGATACGGTGGCCGCGGACGCGGTGGTAGTGGCCACTCCGGCCGACGCCGCCGCCAAGCTGCTGCCCGATGTCGTCACCGAGGACCTGGGCCACTCGCCGATCTTCAACGTGCACGTGGTCTTCCCGCGGCGCGTCACCGACCTGCCCTTCGTCGCGGTGGTCGGCTCGCCGGTGCAGTGGGCGTTCGACCGGACCGCGGTGTCGGGCCTGACGCAGGGCCAGTACCTGGCCGTGTCGGTCTCCGCCGCCGGCGACTGGATCGACCAGCCCGTGCAGCAGCTGCGGGAGCTGTTCCTGCCGGAGATCAGCCGGGTGCTGCCCGGCGCCGCCGGGCAGGTTCCCACCGATTTTTTCGTCACCAAGGAGCGGACGGCCACCTTCCGGCAGCAGCCGGGCAGCGGCCGCCGGCGTGCGCAGCAGCGGACCGGCACGCCCGGTCTGGTGCTGGCGGGCGCGTGGACCGCGACGGGGTGGCCAGACACTATGGAGGGCGCCGTGCGCAGCGGACAGAACGCGGCAAGGTTGTTGCTGGAACAGCTTCCCGCCCCGGTGAGCGAGGTGGCCCGATGA
- a CDS encoding tetratricopeptide repeat protein produces the protein MDSIARARTLLDLGRHEQAKEELAKAIADDPASTEAWCLLSQCEQKSGDLNGMLYAARQALASTPDSEWAHRLQALALHKLGRHDEAIHAAREAIRLAPHQWQQYVVLVTAMIPRLDQYYLEAAGAADRAVQLAPLYAETHLTRGMLAGARGNLPEAERNYREALRIDPENAAARNNLATIELRGNNLKAATAGFAAALAENPTLQVARDNIDIICRRVLRGARLAAQTVFIGAGFITIAYEGGPAFPATVAGLLAILWLVMVARLIGRLAKPVRAHLRSLIRNDRRYTPTVLSTMVFVGAALAAAWMPIYVVTVGILATIVYFVTDRLRRARTP, from the coding sequence ATGGACAGCATCGCCCGCGCCCGCACGCTGCTCGACCTCGGCCGCCACGAACAGGCCAAGGAAGAGCTGGCGAAGGCCATCGCGGACGACCCGGCCTCGACCGAGGCCTGGTGCCTGCTGTCCCAGTGCGAGCAGAAGTCGGGCGACCTGAACGGGATGCTGTACGCGGCGAGACAGGCGCTGGCGTCCACTCCGGACAGTGAGTGGGCGCACCGGCTGCAAGCGCTTGCGCTGCACAAGCTCGGCCGCCACGACGAGGCGATCCACGCGGCCCGGGAAGCCATCCGGCTGGCCCCGCACCAGTGGCAGCAGTACGTGGTGCTGGTGACGGCGATGATCCCACGGCTCGACCAGTACTACCTGGAGGCGGCGGGGGCGGCGGACCGGGCGGTGCAACTGGCGCCGCTGTACGCGGAGACGCACCTGACGCGCGGCATGCTCGCCGGCGCGAGGGGCAACCTCCCGGAGGCGGAGCGGAACTACCGCGAGGCGCTGCGGATCGACCCGGAAAACGCCGCCGCCCGCAACAACCTGGCGACGATCGAGCTGCGCGGCAACAACCTGAAGGCGGCGACGGCGGGCTTCGCCGCGGCGCTGGCGGAGAACCCGACGCTGCAGGTGGCCCGGGACAACATCGACATCATCTGCCGGCGCGTCCTCAGGGGCGCACGCCTGGCCGCGCAGACGGTTTTCATCGGCGCCGGCTTCATCACGATCGCGTACGAGGGCGGCCCGGCCTTTCCCGCGACGGTGGCCGGACTGCTGGCGATCCTCTGGCTGGTCATGGTGGCACGGCTGATCGGCCGCCTGGCCAAGCCGGTCCGGGCCCACCTGCGCAGCCTGATCCGCAACGACCGCCGCTACACCCCGACGGTTCTGTCCACAATGGTCTTCGTCGGCGCCGCACTGGCGGCCGCCTGGATGCCGATCTACGTGGTGACCGTCGGCATCCTGGCGACCATCGTCTACTTCGTCACCGACCGACTGCGGCGCGCAAGGACTCCTTGA
- the shc gene encoding squalene--hopene cyclase, whose product MSDDVIDLARRKAIDHLVSLQDGDGWWKGELETNVTMDAEDMLMRQFLGIREPVGTAETANWIRSQQREDGTWATFYGGPGELSTTVEAYTALKLAGDPADADHMVRARQFVLDNGGIENSRVFTRIWLAMVGEWSWDRLPVLPPEMILLPKWFPLNIYDWGCWARQTVVPLTIVGSMRPSRPMGVSVAELRTGRPDKPFEPALSWAGFFQRLDKVLHLHAKLPVKPLREYSIRKGVKWILERQEADGGWGGIQPPWVYSILALHLRGYPLDHPVLRKAFDGLESFTIKENGVRRLEACQSPVWDTALAVTALLDAGMPPDDPVLKGAGNWLLNEEVTVRGDWAVRRPSLPPGGWAFEFENDNYPDVDDTAEIVLALRRMLPADEPAVRRAVEWTIGMQSKDGGWGAFDADNTRRLAEKLPFCDFGAVIDPPSADVTAHVVEMLAAEGLTGLQPARRGIKWLLDNQEADGSWFGRWGANHIYGTGAVVPALIAAGIPTVHPAIRRAVKWLEQHQNADGGWGEDLRSYRDKSWIGRGDSTASQTAWALLALLAAGERGAATERGIRWLVATQRPDGTWDEPQFTGTGFPGDFYINYHLYRLVFPLTALGRYLDG is encoded by the coding sequence GTGAGCGACGATGTCATCGACCTGGCCCGGCGGAAGGCCATCGACCACCTGGTGTCGCTGCAGGACGGCGACGGCTGGTGGAAGGGCGAGCTGGAAACGAACGTCACGATGGACGCCGAGGACATGCTGATGCGGCAGTTCCTCGGTATCCGGGAGCCGGTCGGCACCGCGGAGACCGCCAACTGGATCCGCTCCCAGCAGCGCGAGGACGGCACCTGGGCCACCTTCTACGGCGGTCCCGGCGAGCTGTCCACCACGGTCGAGGCGTACACCGCGCTGAAGCTGGCCGGCGATCCCGCCGACGCCGACCACATGGTCAGGGCCCGGCAGTTCGTGCTGGACAACGGCGGCATCGAGAACAGCCGGGTGTTCACCCGCATCTGGCTGGCGATGGTCGGCGAATGGTCGTGGGACCGGCTGCCGGTGCTGCCGCCGGAGATGATCCTGCTGCCCAAGTGGTTCCCGCTCAACATCTACGACTGGGGCTGCTGGGCCCGGCAGACCGTGGTGCCGCTGACCATCGTCGGCTCGATGCGGCCGTCCCGGCCGATGGGCGTCTCCGTGGCGGAGCTGAGGACCGGCCGCCCCGACAAGCCGTTCGAGCCGGCGCTGAGCTGGGCCGGCTTCTTCCAGCGCCTGGACAAGGTGCTGCACCTGCACGCGAAGCTGCCGGTCAAACCGCTGCGCGAGTACTCCATCCGCAAGGGCGTCAAGTGGATCCTGGAGCGGCAGGAGGCGGACGGCGGGTGGGGCGGCATCCAACCGCCGTGGGTGTATTCCATCCTGGCCCTGCACCTGCGCGGCTACCCGCTGGACCACCCGGTGCTGCGCAAGGCCTTCGACGGCCTGGAGTCGTTCACCATCAAGGAGAACGGAGTCCGCCGGTTGGAGGCGTGCCAGTCCCCGGTGTGGGACACGGCGTTGGCGGTCACGGCGTTGTTGGACGCCGGCATGCCGCCGGACGACCCGGTGCTCAAGGGCGCCGGGAACTGGCTGCTGAACGAGGAGGTCACGGTCCGCGGCGACTGGGCCGTGCGCCGGCCCTCGCTGCCGCCGGGTGGTTGGGCGTTCGAGTTCGAGAACGACAACTACCCGGACGTCGACGACACCGCCGAGATCGTGCTGGCGCTGCGGCGCATGCTGCCGGCCGACGAGCCGGCGGTGCGCCGGGCCGTCGAGTGGACCATCGGCATGCAGTCCAAGGACGGCGGCTGGGGCGCGTTCGACGCCGACAACACCCGGCGGCTGGCCGAGAAGCTGCCGTTCTGCGACTTCGGCGCCGTCATCGATCCGCCGTCGGCGGACGTCACCGCGCACGTGGTGGAAATGCTGGCGGCGGAAGGACTCACCGGGCTGCAGCCGGCCCGGCGGGGCATCAAGTGGCTGCTGGACAACCAGGAGGCCGACGGCTCGTGGTTCGGCCGGTGGGGCGCGAACCACATCTACGGCACCGGGGCCGTGGTGCCGGCGTTGATCGCCGCCGGCATCCCGACCGTGCACCCGGCGATCCGGCGGGCCGTGAAGTGGTTGGAGCAGCACCAGAACGCCGACGGCGGGTGGGGCGAGGACCTTCGGTCCTATCGGGACAAGTCGTGGATCGGGCGGGGCGACTCGACCGCGTCGCAGACGGCGTGGGCGCTGCTCGCGCTGCTGGCGGCCGGCGAGCGCGGCGCCGCGACCGAGCGGGGCATCCGCTGGCTCGTCGCGACGCAGCGTCCCGACGGGACGTGGGACGAGCCGCAGTTCACCGGCACCGGCTTCCCCGGCGACTTCTACATCAACTATCACCTGTACCGCCTGGTCTTCCCGTTGACGGCGCTCGGTCGGTATCTCGATGGCTGA
- the hpnH gene encoding adenosyl-hopene transferase HpnH translates to MNMPLHQSLRIAGYLLGQKLRRREKFPLIVELEPLFACNLKCAGCGKIQQPHDLLRQRMPVERAVNAIEECGAPMVSIAGGEPLMHPQIDEIVNELVKRKKYVFLCTNAVLLRKRIDKFDFKPSKYFAFAVHIDGLRERHDASVDKEGVFDEAVEAVKELQKRGFRVTTNTTFFNTDTPQTVIEVLDYLNDDLKVSEMMISPAYAYEKAPDQEHFLGVQETRELFRKAFADGRRKRWRLNHSPLFLDFLEGKVDFSCTAWGIPSYSLLGWQKPCYLMSDGYAKTYRELIEETDWDAYGRGKDPRCANCMAHCGYEPTAVLATLGSLKESLRAAVGR, encoded by the coding sequence GTGAACATGCCGTTGCACCAGAGCCTGCGGATCGCCGGCTATCTGCTCGGGCAGAAGCTGCGCCGGCGCGAGAAGTTCCCGCTCATCGTGGAGCTGGAGCCGCTGTTCGCCTGCAACCTCAAATGCGCGGGCTGCGGCAAGATCCAGCAGCCGCACGACCTGCTGCGCCAGCGCATGCCGGTCGAGCGTGCGGTCAACGCCATCGAGGAGTGCGGCGCCCCGATGGTCTCGATCGCCGGCGGCGAGCCGCTGATGCACCCGCAGATCGACGAGATCGTCAACGAGCTGGTCAAGCGCAAGAAGTACGTGTTCCTGTGCACCAACGCGGTGCTGCTGCGCAAGCGGATCGACAAGTTCGACTTCAAGCCGTCCAAGTACTTCGCGTTCGCCGTGCACATCGACGGGCTGCGCGAGCGCCACGACGCCTCGGTGGACAAGGAGGGCGTGTTCGACGAGGCCGTGGAGGCGGTGAAGGAACTGCAGAAGCGCGGGTTCCGGGTCACCACCAACACCACCTTCTTCAACACCGACACGCCGCAGACCGTCATCGAGGTGCTGGACTACCTCAACGACGACCTCAAGGTCAGCGAGATGATGATCTCGCCGGCGTACGCCTACGAGAAGGCGCCCGACCAGGAGCACTTCCTCGGCGTGCAGGAGACCCGGGAGCTGTTCCGCAAGGCCTTCGCCGACGGGCGGCGCAAGCGCTGGCGCCTCAACCACTCCCCGCTGTTCCTGGACTTCCTCGAGGGCAAGGTGGACTTCTCCTGCACCGCGTGGGGCATTCCGTCCTACTCGCTGCTGGGCTGGCAGAAGCCGTGCTACCTGATGTCCGACGGGTACGCCAAGACGTACCGGGAACTCATCGAGGAGACCGACTGGGACGCCTACGGCCGGGGCAAGGACCCGCGCTGCGCCAACTGCATGGCGCACTGCGGCTACGAGCCCACCGCCGTGCTGGCCACGCTCGGTTCGCTCAAGGAGTCCTTGCGCGCCGCAGTCGGTCGGTGA